The following proteins come from a genomic window of Aspergillus oryzae RIB40 DNA, chromosome 4:
- a CDS encoding uncharacterized protein (amino acid transporters) — protein sequence MDASETKPKHAYTESIQHGDLDCLEGLNFQPEGTRKLTPLQTISASWIICDSWAGVAATVALAIVQGGPVTLIYGLILIFFLVGACTLTLAELASTYPTAGGQYHWTSILAPKHLSRALSYCCGVSNMLAWIAICTGIAIIPAQLILGIVLFYDSEYQSQPWHYFLIHQSINGLVLLYNTTLLKKSLWFHDVSFFMTLTSFVIIMVTCLARSASRYEASSSVWATFLNGSGWNSGGVAFLTGLVSPNYIYAGIDGALHLAEECRNATTAVPRALMSTLVIGFVTSFAFMITMLYCTSDLDTVVASSTGVPIYEMWHQATRSTSAATVFICLLLLAAVFALTGAQQTASRLTWSLARDRALIGSQWTGQLHDTLEVPVWALVFNYAVMFLIGRVYLGSSSAFNAFIGTGLVLQHISYAFPAALLLYRCRSATWLPDPRPFRLPSPVGWGANLITVCFAVLVLIFYDFPTVMPVTGSNMNYTPAVLGAMAIVAGINWLVYARKWYQGPRLRRSSGEIQK from the exons ATGGACGCATCCGAAACAAAGCCTAAACACG CCTACACAGAATCTATCCAACACGGTGACCTGGACTGTCTGGAAGGACTCAACTTTCAACCAGAGGGTACGCGGAAACTGACCCCTTTACAAACTATATCCGCCAGCTGGATCATTTGTGACAGCTGGGCGGGAGTTGCTGCCACAGTAGCTCTTGCAATAGTCCAGGGCGGGCCCGTAACTCTCATCTATGGGTtgattttgatcttctttttggtcgGTGCTTGTACCCTGACCCTGGCCGAGCTAGCCAGTACATATCCAACCGCTGGCGGGCAGTACCATTGGACGAGCATTCTGGCCCCGAAGCATCTGAGTCGGGCGTTG AGTTATTGTTGTGGTGTCTCCAACATGCTTGCCTGGATCGCTATCTGCACTGGGATTGCCATCATACCAGCACAGCTTATCCTCGGTATTGTCCTCTTCTATGACTCGGAGTATCAATCGCAGCCGTGGCACTACTTCTTAATCCACCAGTCCATTAATGGGCTGGTCCTGTTGTATAACACAACCCTGTTGAAGAAGTCCCTCTGGTTTCATGACGTATCCT TCTTCATGACCCTCACAAGTTTCGTCATTATCATGGTGACTTGCCTTGCTCGCTCGGCCTCTCGGTACGAGGCATCTAGTAGTGTATGGGCCACCTTTCTAAATGGCAGTGGATGGAACTCGGGCGGAGTGGCCTTTCTCACGGGTCTTGTCTCTCCCAACTACATATACGCTGGTATTGATGGTGCCTTGCACTTGGCAGAAGAGTGCCGGAATGCAACAACCGCTGTTCCTCGTGCTCTGATGAGTACCTTGGTTATTGGCTTCGTCACCTCTTTCGCCTTCATGATTACGATGCTATACTGTACCAGTGATTTGGATACTGTGGTGGCATCGTCTACCGG AGTTCCAATTTACGAAATGTGGCATCAAGCGACACGTTCCACCTCGGCCGCTACCGTGTTCATttgcctccttctgctcgCAGCCGTCTTCGCTCTCACGGGCGCTCAACAAACGGCATCTCGCCTTACCTGGTCCTTGGCAAGAGACCGGGCCCTGATCGGTAGTCAATGGACCGGACAATTGCATGACACCCTAGAAGTCCCCGTCTGGGCTCTGGTGTTCAACTATGCAGTTATGTTCCTCATCGGCCGTGTTTACTtaggatcatcatctgcattTAATGCCTTTATCGGTACCGGCTTAGTTCTACAGCACATTTCATACGCTTTCCCGGCCGCGTTGCTGCTGTATCGATGCCGATCGGCGACTTGGTTGCCGGATCCACGCCCGTTCCGATTGCCCAGTCCAGTGGGTTGGGGAGCCAATCTAATCACTGTGTGCTTCGCAGTGTTGGTGTTAATCTTTTATGACTTCCCGACTGTGATGCCGGTCACTGGCAGTAATATGA ATTATACGCCTGCGGTGCTCGGTGCCATGGCCATTGTTGCTGGCATAAATTGGTTGGTGTATGCGCGAAAGTGGTATCAGGGTCCACGACTTCGCAGATCCAGTGGGGAAATTCAGAAATAA